A window of Macrococcus sp. 19Msa1099 genomic DNA:
TCTTGTTCTCGCTCTTTTCTGCGAGAATTACGAGATTGCATTTGTATCACCTCCATATATATAATATATCATCTTTGTAGACGATTGTCAACAATTATTGCAAATAAAAAGCCCTGTACTCGATAATTTGAGTGCAGGGTTGATTTCTTACTTATAAATTTCTCTTACTCTTAATCGTTCGTGCCAGATCCATTCGTTATGGTTATTCCAATAGATACGACACCAACCATCGATTGATTCAAATACATAGACTTGTTCCCCTGCTCCATAACTATAATTGTTAAGGTGGAATTTATACTTTCCTGCGGGACCTGTTCGACGTGCTGACGTTGCTCCTAAATCATCGATAGTTGCCATGTAATAAGCGCCTGTTGACCATTTAAGATTTTTAGGTGGAATGCTACCAACTTTTAGTAATGGTGCTGAATTAACTGATGTTTGATTAACAGTAACTGCTGCTGTTTGTTTGATACATGTACCATCGAAATTAATTCTGATGAAGTAACCGATACCTGAGCAATCGTCCCAACGTAACGCTGCACCTGTATTCGCCATACCGTCCCAATTTTGCTCTAGGATAGTACATCCGTTAAGATTGCCTTTATCATACACGATACCAATGTGACCGTACCTATTATCGAAACGCCCTCTAGTAAACACCGCAACGTCTCCTACTTCTTGTTGAAAATCGGGTGTGTTTCTATATACTGTAGCTTTGCCATTAAATGCGTTATTAGGCGCATCTTTAGCATCTCCCCACATTCTGATACCTGTCGCCCAATAAACGAAGTCTACTGCCAAGTCCATGCACTGCATACCGTAATAGCCATCGAAGTCAATCTTACGTCCTACGTACCAATTTAAACGTTCTCTCATCTGATTATATGTTTTAGCCATAATTATCTCTCCCTCTAATTTCGTATTAAAAAAGACAACCCATAGTGAGCTGTCCTTAATGTATTTCTTCGTTCTTCTCAGCTTGAACCTTAACACTTACGTCAACCTGTCCACCTGGCAAGTCTTTAGAATGTTTAGCTGTAAATTCTTCTTTCACTTCAGTTGTGATTGACTGTTTATCGTTATTGCTTAATATAACGGCTAACTTCTCCGAAATATTGGTCGGGATCAATACGCCCATCTGTGCACAGTTTTCAACAATAGATAGTCCCTCATTTGCGATATAGAACATAATCGTGACGATGACCAATCCACCATTCAATTGAAGTATCTGATCAATCACGTTAGCTAATACGATGATACAGAATACCATCAATTTTCTAGCAAAGCCGAATAATGACTTTCTCGACCATAAGTTCTTGTTATACACCGCTTTAGCGATACCTGTCACGATGTCTACTAGCATCAATATACATAAGAAGTGTAGTAATCTGATATCCCCTCCATATAAATAAATTTTAAGCATCTCTATATTTTCCAAATCCATTCCTCCGATTGTTATCCACATTTTTACCACCTCTTATAATGTTTCTTCTGTCATTTCCTCTACCACTTGACCTCCTGTTTTTATTTATAAAAAAGAAGCTACAGATTATTCTGCAACTTCTTGATTACCGTTTTTAATTTGATCTAATTCTTCTAAAGCATCGTCCAACATTGCTTGAATCATTACTTTATCAGATAACGCTATCATAAGCTGTTGTTGTAGTAATGACACTTCTTTTTCTAAATTACGTTGTGGTTTTTTATTTTGTTGATTCATTATTTTGTCCTCCCGAATTTAATTTATTAGCGTTTATATGGTATTCACTTTTTAAACTAAAATATTTTTCTTCCTCTCCAAAAGGATACTCCCTGCTTTCATAGTAAAAATAGAACTCGATATTAAGTTCATCAACAGAAAAGATGATAATACTCTCATTTTTATAGCTATCTTTTTTAGGCATACTATATATCGTTTTTATCGTTGCATCGAATTCCCCATAACCATTAAAATCAGTCTTCAAGTCAGTTAGAGATAATGAATCATCCAGGTTATTAGATATGAATATTAGGTCTGCTGATTTATATAAATATTTATTCTCCTTATGATTATCATATTGTATATTAATCTTAGCTATTAGTTTTACTTCATTGATTTCCATCTTATATCATCTCCATAATAATATTTATTTTATTCTCTAGTTTATTATTCTTTTCAATCTGTTCCTGTAACGCTTTTGCTAATGTCCAGATCACAGAAGTGTTGTCTATTCCGTTCTTACTTTTTGAGAGCCAGAAATCAGGAACTTTATAACCATCACCAATAACCGAACCTCTAGTAAGGTAGTCTAGGTCATTCTTATAATAGAATTCATAAATATCTACTTCATTAGTAAGAACTTCAGAAGCATTCACTTCCCACTTACGAATGCCTGTTTTCCATTCTTCTCTAGATTTTTGCACCCATTTATTATAGGAAATCTGGTTGAAGTCACCATCATTTGCCTTAATATTAATAAATTGGTCAGTCGTTCCGGTCCTGGTGAATCTCACTTCCCCACCCGAACCTGGTCTAATATACAAATGTGATCCTGGAATTTGACCATTGAAGTCTATCCATGGTACGTAAATACCATTCGAGCGTAGACTAGCGAATTGATCAGTCGTTCCTGTATAAGTTAATTTAACTTCATGACCACCTTTTGGTCTTAAATATAAATGTCCACCTGTAGCATGTCCATTGAAATCTACAAATGTAGTATAAGTACCACCTGCTCTTGTATTAGTATAAACATCAGTCGTTCCTATATTTGTAAATTTAACCTCACCATCTCTGGTTGGTCTCAAATACAAATGCGTA
This region includes:
- a CDS encoding phage holin family protein, with translation MWITIGGMDLENIEMLKIYLYGGDIRLLHFLCILMLVDIVTGIAKAVYNKNLWSRKSLFGFARKLMVFCIIVLANVIDQILQLNGGLVIVTIMFYIANEGLSIVENCAQMGVLIPTNISEKLAVILSNNDKQSITTEVKEEFTAKHSKDLPGGQVDVSVKVQAEKNEEIH
- a CDS encoding CHAP domain-containing protein, encoding MAKTYNQMRERLNWYVGRKIDFDGYYGMQCMDLAVDFVYWATGIRMWGDAKDAPNNAFNGKATVYRNTPDFQQEVGDVAVFTRGRFDNRYGHIGIVYDKGNLNGCTILEQNWDGMANTGAALRWDDCSGIGYFIRINFDGTCIKQTAAVTVNQTSVNSAPLLKVGSIPPKNLKWSTGAYYMATIDDLGATSARRTGPAGKYKFHLNNYSYGAGEQVYVFESIDGWCRIYWNNHNEWIWHERLRVREIYK